The following coding sequences lie in one Candidatus Methylomirabilis lanthanidiphila genomic window:
- a CDS encoding RAMP superfamily protein: MVYKLLKYVPIRGRLTCKTGLRIGGSKEEMEIGGMDNPVIRHPLTKVPYIPGSSIKGKLRSLLEYKMGKVSANGGPCGCADCLVCKVFGPHKCAIHGLGPTRIIVRDATMTDEWVKRLEVLREEGLNYVEVKTENWIDRRTGVAGNRGLRTQERVPAGVQFDFNISVRIFEGDSEQEILDFIRQGLDMLPQDTLGGSGSRGYGWVEIEHKAG, encoded by the coding sequence ATGGTGTATAAGCTTCTCAAGTACGTACCCATCCGGGGACGGTTGACGTGCAAAACCGGACTCCGTATCGGCGGCTCAAAGGAAGAAATGGAGATTGGTGGCATGGACAATCCCGTTATTCGTCATCCACTGACGAAGGTGCCCTACATCCCAGGCTCGTCCATAAAAGGCAAGCTGCGCTCACTGCTCGAGTACAAGATGGGCAAGGTTAGCGCTAACGGGGGGCCGTGCGGATGTGCCGACTGTCTAGTGTGCAAGGTATTTGGACCTCACAAGTGTGCGATACATGGCTTAGGCCCTACCCGGATTATCGTCCGAGACGCCACAATGACTGACGAGTGGGTCAAGCGGTTGGAGGTCTTACGGGAAGAAGGGCTTAACTATGTTGAAGTAAAGACCGAAAACTGGATCGACCGTCGGACAGGTGTTGCCGGCAACCGTGGACTGAGGACGCAGGAGCGTGTACCGGCAGGGGTGCAGTTTGATTTCAATATCTCGGTGCGCATCTTCGAAGGGGATAGCGAACAAGAAATACTTGACTTCATCCGGCAGGGACTCGACATGTTGCCACAGGATACCCTCGGCGGCTCGGGGTCCCGGGGTTACGGATGGGTCGAAATCGAGCATAAGGCAGGGTAA